A genomic region of Candidatus Bathyarchaeota archaeon contains the following coding sequences:
- a CDS encoding ribosomal protein L13e produces MVKEGKGFSLGELSKAEISLEIAKKASLSIDSRRRSAHEENIKILKEWLGKVDKNKLMKLRIKHKGPNSASTGKNKRRVYRGLSSAGKKTRGLRKSRGLKNTVLYKWKKS; encoded by the coding sequence TTGGTTAAAGAAGGAAAAGGCTTTTCACTTGGAGAATTATCAAAGGCAGAAATATCTCTTGAAATCGCAAAGAAAGCAAGTCTTAGCATTGATTCAAGGAGAAGGTCTGCTCACGAAGAAAATATTAAGATTTTAAAAGAATGGCTCGGAAAAGTAGATAAAAACAAGCTTATGAAGCTTAGAATCAAACATAAAGGACCAAATTCTGCATCTACTGGTAAAAATAAAAGAAGAGTTTATCGAGGATTAAGTTCAGCTGGTAAAAAAACAAGAGGATTAAGAAAATCTAGAGGCTTGAAAAACACCGTTTTATATAAATGGAAAAAATCATAA